A single Primulina huaijiensis isolate GDHJ02 unplaced genomic scaffold, ASM1229523v2 scaffold5913, whole genome shotgun sequence DNA region contains:
- the LOC140970471 gene encoding uncharacterized protein: protein MVGVSPRLHRPPAAANHHHIILSPLTAKPTSKMPLATSHRSLDIITCKDTEVSQQSSLASASSGEYGKNWVPVVLRSALPKDDVIAIENRSPAEGAYSEGLLNAKLTQDGSIVCPTTDSTFDLRIGEIKDWYPKNPVLRVLTPPLRTLFVYPAKSNGGTKSDASTEIVRMVFDEDLEGFGFTGKNELINGRAAIIGFLVLLDFELLTGNGLLKGTGFLDFIYSISNTLN from the exons ATGGTGGGTGTTTCTCCGCGGCTCCATCGACCTCCCGCCGCCGCAAATCATCACCACATCATCCTCTCGCCACTAACCGCGAAACCCACGTCCAAGATGCCTCTCGCAACTTCTCACCGAAGTCTAGACATAATCACGTGCAAGGACACTGAGGTATCACAGCAATCCTCATTGGCTTCGGCCTCCAGCGGCGAATATGGGAAGAACTGGGTACCAGTGGTGCTGCGGTCTGCTCTGCCCAAGG ATGATGTTATTGCTATAGAGAATAGGTCTCCTGCCGAGGGTGCTTATTCTGAAGGCTTGCTCAATGCTAAGCTCACCCAG GATGGAAGTATTGTCTGCCCAACAACGGATAGCACATTTGATTTGCGAATCGGTGAGATCAAAGACTGGTATCCGAAGAATCCTGTACTCAGAGTCCTGACTCCACCCCTGAGAACTCTATTTGTGTATCCTGCGAAATCCAATGGAGGAACTAAGTCAGATGCATCTACTGAGATT GTGAGGATGGTGTTTGATGAAGATCTTGAGGGTTTCGGTTTCACAGGGAAGAACGAATTGATAAATGGAAGGGCCGCAATAATTGGCTTTTTGGTACTGTTGGATTTCGAACTATTAACCGGTAATGGTCTGCTTAAGGGAACTGGTTTCTTGGATTTCATTTATTCTATTTCAAACACCCTGAACTGA